From the genome of Ictalurus punctatus breed USDA103 chromosome 28, Coco_2.0, whole genome shotgun sequence, one region includes:
- the ankra2 gene encoding ankyrin repeat family A protein 2 → MASEEMEGMCPLPEMTTIKVEPAVTIGTAEDTGSQNVAMGPKFILPNRFDMNVCSRFVKSLNEEDSKNIQDQVNSDLEVASVLFKAECNIQTSPSPGIQVRHVYTPSTTKHFSPIKQSTTLTNKHRGNEVSSTPLLVHSLSIHQLAAQGEMIYLASRIEQEAAINLQDEEGFTPLMWAAAHGQIAVVEFLLQSGADPHILAKGRESALSLACSKGYTDIVRMLIDCAVNVNEYDWNGGAPILYAVHGNHVRCVELLLENGADPTMESDSGFNAMDMAVAMGHRHVQQVMEAHLLKLLQGIKE, encoded by the exons ATGGCGTCAGAAGAAATGGAGGGCATGTGCCCTCTGCCAGAGATGACTACTATTAAGGTGGAGCCTGCTGTAACTATTGGCACAGCAGAGGATACCGGCTCCCAGAACGTGGCCATGGGCCCCAAATTCATCTTGCCAAACCGTTTTGACATGAATGTGTGCTCACGCTTTGTGAAGTCTCTGAACGAGGAAGACAGCAAGAACATCCAAGACCAGGTGAATTCTGACCTGGAGGTGGCGTCAGTCTTGTTTAAAG cGGAATGCAACATTCAGACCTCTCCGTCTCCTGGGATCCAGGTTAGACATGTATACACACCTTCCACCACCAAGCACTTCTCACCGATCAAGCAGTCGACCACACTTACCAATAAGCACCGGGGCAACGAAGTCTCCTCCACTCCGCTGCTTGTTCACT CTCTGTCCATTCACCAACTTGCAGCACAAGGAGAAATGATATATTTAGCCAGCCGAATAGAACAAG AGGCAGCAATAAACCTGCAGGATGAAGAGGGCTTCACACCGCTAATGTGGGCTGCAGCTCAtggtcaaattgctgtggtggaGTTTCTACTCcagagt ggTGCAGACCCCCACATTTTGGCTAAAGGAAGAGAAAGTGCATTATCATTGGCCTGCAGTAAAGGGTACACAGATATCGTCAGAATGCTCATTGACTGTGCTGTCAATGTCAATGAATATGACTGG AATGGAGGAGCTCCAATACTTTATGCAGTGCACGGGAACCATGTCCGCTGTGTGGAACTACTCTTGG AGAACGGAGCTGACCCGACCATGGAGTCTGACTCTGGCTTCAATGCTATGGACATGGCAGTAGCAATGGGCCATAGACATG TTCAGCAGGTGATGGAAGCACATCTACTGAAGTTGCTGCAAGGAATCAAAGAGTGA